aattagTGATATgaaagagaatatgatgtttttAAAGGCAAATCGAGATTTCCGTTAAGTGCCACCTGGGAATTATCTAAATAAAACATCAGGCGAATTTGATTGGTTCCTCCGTTAACTCTCATGATTTCCTTGTCGCCTGGACAGCAGTAGCACAAACAGCCTGCAGCAAGCCAGCAACGCACCACCGAGGCACACCGCGGTAGAGAGAAATCTCTAGCTCAGCTCGCCCCGTATGGCGGCCGCCGTGGCGCTGACCCCgtcctctcctcctcccaccgcaTCCCTCCGCGGCTGCAATGATGGCTGCCTGCGCCTCTCGCCCCGCCGCCCCCGCCACGGCGCGGGCCGCTGCAGGGCCACGGCGCCGACCTTTCAGGGGGGCCCCGCCGCCAGCTACGCCCGCGAGATGGAGCGCCTCTCCGCAAAGGAGTCGCTCCTCCTCGCTGTGAGCTCTTCcccactcctcctcctctcaATCTCTGGCTTAGTACTCCTTGATGGTACGCACGGTAGTCTCCTGTTGCCCTTCTCAGCGAAATGGTTGCATAGCGGCTACGCGTACCGATCCATGTAATTGTGTTCCGTTACCCTGCCAAATTGGAAGTGTTATTATCAATTTTCTGAACTGTAATTTCCATCCAGCTTTCAGTAACATAAGTGCCTCAATTTTGCTGACACTCGATGAGTACATAAAAGGATAAGTTTACATGTCTGTGTTAAGTTGTTTATTCACAGTCTGAGCCAATAATACTCTTTAGTTGATGCTGAGCTTCAAGTTAATTTCTCAACTAGAGTATGTAAAAACTGCCAATTTCAGTTCAAAGATGCTGGAGGATTTCAAGCCTTGGTTAGCGGGAAGACCACAGAGATGCAGAGGATCGATGTCAACGAGCGAGTCGTTGAACTTGAACGCCTGAACCCCACTCCGCGCCCCACAACGTAAGTGTTACGACTGAAGAAATTCTATTACCTGCAGCAGCTTATCCCAGATACTTCTCACAACCACCCAAAAGTTTAAATGATAAGCTGAGAGGAACTTGCATCATTTCTGACGAAAATGGTTTTAATCAGTGATCATAATACATTGATCTGTATTCCTTTACATCTGTTCCACTTTGCAGATCACCCTTTCTGGAGGGTAGATGGAACTTTGAATGGTTTGGTGACAGCAGTCCTGGAGCATTTGCCGCCCGGCTTTTGTTTGAGTATGTCCCTATTGCTGGAAGCAAGTCATATTTTCAATTGACTTGCCATATGATTCCTATTGGATTTGGATTAGTTCGATTTCAATAGGGGTTCTTCCTGTATTTTGTCTTTTATTATGGATTAGATGAACGTGAAAAAATGGGAACTCAAGGATATCGAAGAGTAAAATAGTCTAAATTCTCCAAGCTTATTCTCATGGCAATTATGTTCTTTTTGTAGGAGGTCACCTACAACTGTTGCGCACTTTATGGGACTTGATGTGTTGATCAAGGATGGATACTCCAAACTTTCATCTAACCTCAAGTTCTTAAATACGGTAATACCACAAGATGTAGGAGGCTACATACTATTGCTGCACACTATATGGGATCCATCTTCGCATTGTTctcaataaattatttttataccatTTATGTGCCTGGCTAGTCACTAGTGCTTACAAGATGCAAGGCTCATCTTTTGAGTTAAGTCGTGGCATGCCTTCATTTGTTAGTAATAGATTGTGTGGAAAAGCTTCCATAATCTGAGAATGCTCCATAATCATACCGAAGTCTTTTAGCAGACCATTGATATCTGCATTATCTGGGAGCTGTATATTTCTGTGTGATTGGGTAAACTCTGTTGCTGCATTCATGTTCTCACAATCAGCAATGCTTTCCCCCCGTTTCCAGATACAAAGCAAGTTTCTACTGACTACCCAATTGTCCGTGGAGGGTCCCATCAGGATGAAAGAGGAATACATAGAGTTCCTTATAGAGATCCCCAAAATCAGCGAAGAAACACTGCCTGAACAACTAAAGGGCTTGATTGGACAAACTGCAGGAGCTCTACAACAACTTCCGAGCCCCATAAAGGATGCTGTTGCACAGGGGCTTAAATTGCCACTTAGTAAGTACACAGGGCTTTATTGCATACTCTTGATTCTTGTAGCAATATGCTGGTTTAGAATACTATCATTGTTGGAATTATATACATTTGGTGCACGCACTTCCAGTTTTTGAGGATCTACTAACTGCTCAGATAAAGCAACTGCCGATTTATTACTGGCTTTCTTTTTGTCATAGAAATCCTGCCAAGTTCTTTGCCAAAAATATTAAATTGTTGAGGAATATATTTTAGTGTTTACTTGAGTTGGAAAAAACATTCTACACTTTAAACAGTGATAATTGAGGAATGCTTCCGTGGTTTACGGACAACATTTAGGACACCGGAACCAGCCCCAAAATTGGTGTGAGAACTGGTTCCGATTTTCACCCGAAAGCCTGTTGGTTATAGGGAAGAAACCTTTTTtgaattcttcaaaagtttgaaattcctttttttttgcaaatttaagTTCAGAATATAAATTAGATACAATTACAAACGTACtggtatatatttgaatttaaaagaGGGATTTAGGTGAGCCGGCTGAACCAAAACCGTAGTACCAAAAGCCAGACCAGTCTGGTTTGATAAGCTCTCGGTGAAACTGGCTGTTTCCTACCATTTCTTGAACCCTGTTTACGGCACAACTGTTCCCTTCTAGTTTGTTGCTGCCCGATTCGTCCATCATCTGCATTATTTAGCTGACACTTAATGGAATCACTCCATTCACATTTCAATTAGCTCAGCTGTGTCGGGTTGGACTGAACTATAGTGGATCAGCATAGTTATGTTAGTTTCCATGACATGATGGCATGAGTGCATAATAACTGCATTCCCTGGATCACATAGTTATGTTACATGCCCCCTTTTTAATGATAGGTGAAGCATTCCAACGCTTATTCATGATCTCTTACTTGGATGAAGAAATACTGGTACGTTTCTTCAATACTTGCAATGATACCAATATGTACTGATATATACTGTCATCTGTGCACAGTTACATTCAAGCTAACTTTACGTAGTGTTGGTCAATGCACTTTGAGTTGTCAAATGAAATAGAGAATACAACAGATAGGCTAGCATGCACTTATTGAACTGCTTCTGCCCTTATCAAATTTCAATTCTTAAGCACATTGAACTTAAGTCTGATGAATGATGACCAAGCCAGATTGCTGCAAAGGTTTATTATCGTCGTTGTGCACTGTTCAAATCGAGGTCCTATTCACATGCCTTTAGGAGAATGCTGTCCACAGTTGCTAACAGAAGGATAAATGGTTTGAACTGAACTCCATTAAATGATTTGGGGTTGATCATGCCCTAAGTGAGAATTATAGGAAATGCACATACATGTCAGGGTTGTTTTTTCAAGCCACGGCTTAGATGCTGCTAATTATCTGCGTTCCTGCTTAACTGCCGATTCTCTTCTCTTATCCTTTTGATGCAACTCTCCCTGCCACCATCAATACCCACCAGATTGTTGGGGATAGCTTTGGCCCTGAGGCCTTTGATTTGGATTGTTTGTTTGCCCATGCTGCATGAATACACAATGGATGGTTTAAATCTCATGTTATTTCCCCTGATAGTATTTTTGAAGTATGGAAAAAACTTAAAACTTCTTACGGATGTGCTGTCTTCTCTTTTAGATCATCAGAGATGCTGCTGGAGCACCTGATGTCTTAACCAGACTGGAGGGTCTACAACCAAATCCAATTGATGGCACAGCAGACGCAGTGATCTGAGAATAGGAAAGCTAATGCCTTACTACTAATTGTAACTGTCGATGgttcctttctcttcttttttttttgtcatttttctCAGCCTTGCAGATACATAAGCTGTAGTGCATGTTAACAGCCActtgtatatttttattttcattcctTTCGGCTATTCTAAAAGTGAGCAATATTCTACGGCCAATCTGTTCATGAAATAATGTGAGCATTTCAATTTACAGGAGGGACAGTAAAATAAGACTGAACTGATTTTCTCCCCATATATACAAATCAAATGCTGCgttctaaaataaatttcaaGCTTCCAACTGGAATTGTTCAATGCCTCAGTGGTGTGCAAAAGCAAATGCTATTTTGTTCTAGCTCCAGTTATACTGTACTAACATAAAGGCTGCTCTGCTCTCATCAGCAGGGCAGCTGTGCAGCACCAGTGGGGAAGGCTTACAACATCAAAGGCTTAACGTCTCAAACAGTGGTCATCTTTGTAGAAAACAATAAAAGGAAAATTTATCGCGTTCGATGAATGGCACACGGTCCATTCGAAAGAGAAGAATGTTGCAGAGCAAGGCGCGAATTTGTACATTCGGTTTGTTGTGATCATTTTTTGTTTTGCTCTATGAACGCGCGGGGGCAAGTATGAAGTATGGTCACTCTGTACCTGAGTCCTGACTACTGACGGACTGACACTGCAGAGTGCACAGAATTCCCTTCCATTTGCAGAGAGTCGCAGCTTGCGTCTCCAATCTGGCAATCTCTATCCCTCTTTTATTTCTCCAAAAAGCAGGGGAGGAAAGATCgaatcaaacacaatttaatGCATCCAAAGAAACAAAACTAAACGTGCATTTCCAGTCTCCTCATAATTGGATCAAAAAACAGCTTGGAACAGGGAAACAGGAACGAACAAACGGACAGAGGAAAATGCATGTCTGATGATTTATCCATGAAAACCGAGCGAATTCGAGATATCATCTCGCACCGATTATAATCTCTCATGcaagaacagagagagagagagagagagagagagagagagagagagagagagagagagagagagagagagagatcaagaaGTCGAAAAAAAATGCTTAGCTCCTCCAGTGCACCTGATCGGATCAAACTAAAGCCATATCCATGTTGCAGGAGCTGAAGAGGAAGTCCTCGAGCCCCTGGAAGAACACCTCGTTGTCGCCGTCCTCCACCCCGAGCGAACGCAGGaaccctcctcctcccgacgacATCTCGGCCTCCTCCTTCAACTCTGACTTGATCGCCGCCACCGCGGCGCCGGCTCTGGGACCCTCGTCGCCCGCCGTGTCGCACGAGCCCTGCGGCGAAGACGCCGACGCGTCCTCGGGAGACGCCACCGCGCCGGCGCCGTTCGGTGCGGGCTTGCCGGTGAGCCGCTGGACGAGCTCGCGGAAGTGCCGAGCCTCCGTCTGGATGACCTCCGGCGCCAGGACGTGCACGATCCTGATCTTCCGCGGCGGCGCCTTCGCGATGGCGTGGGAGAGCCTGCGCGCGGCCGTCGCGGACGATGACGGGGCACCGCGGGACGGGAGCTTCGCGGCGTGCTTCATGGCGTCGAGAAAGAAAGAGCGGTGTGCGCGCGCGGTTCGCCTCTCGAGAGAGGACGGAGATGGAGGCTTAAGAGTGGAGAAGAAGCTGGGCAGGAGGAGGTTATATAGACACGCCGGGGGTTCCGAGCCGTTGGATCTTGGATGCGGTGACCTCTACTTCATCCAGCGTTGCAGTGCCAGCCGCTTGATCAGCGATCCAACGGTCGATATAGGCTTGTGCCAGAATTGATGTTTATGTTCATGCAAATATATACACAAATTTAATATGTGTGGTCCATAATGGAAATCCAAATTAAAATTTCAATTAACAGTCATGTAACTGATCTGCCAAGCCCTGTCAAGGCATACAAAaattaaggatttttttttgtgtgtgtaaaAGTTAACTGGTTCCTCTAAAAATCACGTGAAATTCCTGCATTCTAATGGCCCTTAGCACTTGTGCTTTTGAATGGGATGGTACAGTATCCAAATACAAAACAAGGATTACCTCTTTGTATTTCGGTTTTCAAATTATCCTTCCACCTTCTATGTTTTTAGAAcgttttctttttatatttaaACCGTTGTAGGGAGCATAATCTTTGCTACGTGGAGCAACAGAAATGCGCATTGATGCATGCAACTGAAAATCAGTGCTGGATTTTCATAGTAGAATTGAAAGATAATTTATATTTCTACTGCTCAATCTTCTGTTAATTTGAAACATTTATTTATTCATCTTAAATTTGACCCatttattttgatgtaatgatttGGCACGTTTATTCAATTGGATATACTACACGACAGTGTTCAGTTTTGTTCTGAACCGCAAACAGGCCATCTGCGCTTGCAACAAATGTAAGTGCAGAATTTGGTAAGCCAGCAATGAACTTCGTTATACATTTTTTAGTACAAATGGAAAAGAAGTGCATATGGTtgctcaaaaaagaaaataaaaaacagcGCCTCAGCCTATGTTGACGTAAGTGGCAGTTTTGTGGAGTTTATACGGAAGCTTTGCAGATAAAAACTGCGTACGAGACGTTCATGAAGACTTTTcttctttgataaaaaaaagtataaCAGGATTTTGTCAATGTCCGTTGGTTTCACATAGGGGTGATTGGTTGTCACTAAGAATGTATTTTGGTTTGATATTTGTCTGAATGTACTGTTTTAGTCTGGTCTAGCAGATGTAGCTTAGTCTAGGGTAGAACCTTGATTCAAGCTTCCCTTCGTAAGTAGCTCGATAGAAACACTGTTGTATCTGCTTATACAGGTGGATCTACTTGtcaatatcataaaatcatctttatgagAATAATCAATTAGAATCTCAGTTCTTGCATCCGATCATACTACCTTagattcaaaaaataaaaactcagcTTAACCtatccagacagatacaactaccaaacactttttttttcaactaaCATAACTTCGCTCAACCTATTTCCCCTCAACATACATGTCGATTCATACGGACAACAGTACATATGAGCAACAAATCACACCTAAAGACACTGGCATCAGTTTCATATAAAAGAGGTGATACACACAATGTCCTTACCGTCCTTTGTCCATGATTAGTAAAATTGATTATTAAAATACATGTATCAAAATAGGGATACATGGTCTTTAACTGTgcatataaaagaaaaatacacgagattttatataggtttaagcctctattaagataatagatatacaTTATATTTCGTCTTGATTAATCTCAGAAAAAGATAAGTACAATAggatgtgtctagatctaatccTCAGAATCTGGGTGAGTTATCTCGTATTCTAAATTCTAGAACACTTGTCGGATAAATCTTATCATGATATAACTCTGTTATAAATCTCAATAAGTTCTTTCTGGTCCTATCTGACTAGACGCGCTCTGTATTACTTATCCAGCTCTTCACTAGGAATTCAATTATTTTACCCAAACTCTGATTTGGTTCCAGATCTCTGGCTTTGGATCTTTGGTTTTCTGCCCCCTACCGTAAACCCTCCTCCTCTTTATATAGCCAGAGCAGAGGAGTTGTACCATACTCGGAACTCTGAGTGTAACCTTCCTCCATTGTATTACTTCTAGATATTTAGAAGACTCATTTTTAATATAGGGATAGTTTTCGTATAGTACACAATGAACCACTTAAAATATCTACACAAGCCTTATTTATCTTATGACAGTTGTGAAACCTATCTTATCGGGTTAAAGACACGTGTACGATAGATACTCATTCTTATAATATacaatatttattaaatatataattatttattatttattaagaATTTAGAAAacatataactattttgatacatgttgtaaaaaactataacttatAGTGTTTATTtcaaaaacctataactattttgacatatattgtaaaaactacaactttcttaCCATGGATCCACCTGTCATCATCTGGCAATAGATGGACCCGTGGTTAATTCTTCTATTACATACTATAGAGGATGATAGGTAGGTCCACAGTAACAAAGCTATACTTTTTTTAAcatatgttaaaatagttataggttttttAAATGCACACCAgaaattgtaatttttaatatatattaaaatagttatagatttttaaattttactcTTATTTATTCCTAATCACCCCCTATCTTTGTTTGATCATCCTCATGTATCATCCGTTATGTGCAAAGCTGATTTTCCTCATCTATCATCCCCTATCTTTTCGAGAATACTAAAAGGTAAATACACCATATCGTGATATTGCCGATAAGGAGTTGCTCtatgaaatttcagcaaggcgATTGGATGCAAGTTCCCTTATCCAAATTAACAATCATAAATTTAAGGAGAATAGGAACTTGAAAGCATGGCTTGAACCACAGCAACCATAAGCTGTATTTTTAGGTCATAACCTGTTTGTTGATATGATCATCGTACGGTTGACTTCAGGTTTTTTAAATGTCAACATAGTAGGTACCAATATCACGATATGGTGTGCAAAAATCCCCCAATAATTGGAACGTACTCCGTATGTCAACTAGGTTAATTGAGCGGCtatgaaaaggaaaaggataaAATTGTTTCTAGCCCGTCTGGTTCgttcataaaaaagaaaattaaacgGGAAGAAAAGCCTGATAGTCTACTGATCCGTTTGTTTGCCGGGCCAAGTACAAATCAGCCACCGTGTGTCGATAAACTGGCACTAACTtgactctttttttttgcgaggaacTAACTTAACTCTTGCCACCATCAGCCTCTGCACCGACGTACTACCGTCCTCCACATGCGTGCCTCGGCGCCACCGCGCCACGCGCACTATGGCACCACGACGCCATGCCTCCCCACCGCTAGGCCGCCGCACCTCCCCTGCGTCAAGCGCAATATGGCACCAGGACACCGCGCCTCCCCATCACCAGGCCGCCGCACCTCCCATGCGCCACTGAGCCACCGCGCCTCCACTCGCACAGTGCCACCAAGACGTTGCGCCTAGACATACACTATGCCACCAGACCACCAAACCTCCACTGCGCCCATAGCACCACAGCGCCTTCGAGTTGTCGCGCATGCAACACCGCACCGTCGGCTCACCAAAACCGAGCAAGCACCGAACATGCCGCCGCTGTGCGGGACCTGCCGTCGCCACCGTGTGAGCCGACCCAACACAAAGAACTCATAATCTGGTAGCCGCCTCGTGGACCTGCCCGCCGCCAACTGGATCCGGTCACCACTAGCATCCGCCGACGACCCCCACCACCATAGCATGCCATCCACCTCATTAGACCGTGCCACCTTCTCCCCGGGCCGCCTTGCCGCATAGATCTGTGGTCATCCCCACCGGAAGCCACCTCCTCCAACAGACTGCTTCCGAACGCGAGCCTGCTCCTCCACTCGCGACCGCAAGAAGCCCCTTGCCACCAACCTTCCTATGGGCATCTGTCGTTGCCCATGCGGCCACCGAGCCCCGCACACTCCCGCCATTGTCAGTCACTTGCTCGCGTGGCTGCCATCACCCAAATCCGGCCGCGCCTGCCCCGATCCGGGGCATATGCCCCCCCTGCCGCCTTCCTAGCAGCCGCACGGGCTTCAGACGGCTAGCTCCGACGGCGGCGAGACAGATGTGAGAGGTGAGATGGGGTGGTGGCGCTAGGGCTTGGTGGCTGCCCGTGTTACCCTTAGGAGCGGCACGGGGCGTGTCTCTACTTCTCCATTAGAGCTAAATGTTGTTTTTACTAGTCCTCAAACTGTCACTAACTTAACTCTTGCCTACGTGAATAGTCCAGAGATTTTGTATTTTTAACCAAGCTACGCACGCTTTCATACCTGTCTCTTGGATACACACACAAGAACACTGGaaattcttcatcttcatgacGCATGTCACGAATATGTTGTTGCAACGACTTGATTGACATTCACGCTTCCTCCTTTTTTTTACCCCATAGGTATCCTGTCAAAAATTCTTGTCGTCCTGCGTGATTTAGCAGCTGTGATAAGACTAGAGAGATCGCgacttttcttttcctttttttagggGGACACAGTAGGGAAAATCCCTACTGCTAGAATTCTTTTTCATTAAGTTCGTGTTGTTGTTGTCAAGGTGACAGGGcgccttgcaagtttgcaacttGGAATTAACTACATGCTCGTGTGGTCGTGGCTACGGAGTAAATTACGGTCTGCGTCGATCGTTTCAAGTTGGTCTGACAAGATGGTGGTATCCGCTATCCAGTCGGCAGGtctctgccttttcttttcccaaAACAACTTGATGCAATGAGTTGCAATCCGATCCGATCCGTCCGTTCGTAGCTGATTCCATGTTTCGTTTTCCACTTTTGAAGAGCTGTTGATAATCAGGGGGAAGTGCATGAACATGTTAGCTTCGACTTAATAATTGTTGTATTCTCAGAAAACTGTTGCCGTAAAGCACAGGGGAGGGAGCACTCAAGAACATTGAACTACAAGTTTATATCTTTGGTGCTCTTAGGCTTCACGTGAGCCAGAACATTTGGATTGCTCGCAGAGCTGTCGCAGGGTCACAGCAGCAGTTGTCCGTTGCAGCAAGAGCTCTGGATGGGCTTGCGTTTAGTGATCAGTTACCCTTTTTTTCTATACCAAAATATCTTTGGAAAGGGAAAGCATGCCAGTGAGTCAAAGAAAAGATTCAAATTTCCTACAGTTTTCCCGTCGCAACATGCTCTGCAATCGGCAACTTTGCAGATGAACCGAGTAGCAAGCCGGAGGAGAGCCAGGagcccgagagagagagagtccaCGGGGTTACACCACGCGGTTGGAGCCGTGGTCCGGTGTCTCCTTTCCATCGCGCACTGCGGTGGGCGCGCGAGGCTGGAGCAGGTCGAGTGATGATGCCAATGCCGTCCGGCCGGCCGTTGCGATTCGCGATGCCACGCGACGCGGCCtcgcctctctttttttttgttggcgGTCGACCGAACGGACGGGGTGATCCACTGGATCTTGCGGTGGCGCCCGTGCCGAGAGGCGGAATCTCGCCGTGCGGCGCCACCCGTGCGGGTGTGACCGATGATGGGCTGCCGTACGGGGAGGGTGGTTGGGATTCTGGAGCAGCCCAAAGCTCGTGCTGTGTTGGGGACTTTTTGGGTATCCGATGACTGCTTGCACGAGGAATCGACGCTtcgaattttctttatttttatattctaatatttgcaaaaatacataGTCACTTAAAATATTGTACATCTAACCTACCGTCGTCTGTTAGATAAGTGACAATAAGATATAATACTTCCAACTGACAacaactttaaaaaataaaggtaTCATCAATTCAACAGGCGacacctttaaaaaaaataaaaaaacaccgTGTTATATTGCTCTCAAAATATAAAACAatatcaaaattatcataaatttttttaaaaaaaagtatattaTAGAAGATTCTATAATCtatctctaaaaaaatattctacaaTGAGAAACAGAGACTActataataaaatttgtttttttctcaTTATACAAGTCATAGTTTTGTCTAATGGATGACAGTAAGCTAgatatgtaatattttaaaataataatatatttttgcaaatataaaattataaaaataaagaaaattctcGACGCTTCCCCTTCTTCACCTTTTacgtttctttttccttttcacgAAACGACCCCGTCGCCGTTAGTCAGCTTTCTACGCGCGCGAGAGAGAACAAGGAAGTCCACTGCTCAGGGTGGGCTGCACTGCTTCTTCTCTTAGGGTGGGCTGCACTAGTTTGAGGCCACCGGCGACGGTACGACCCGTGTAGGCCCATCTGCCTCGGCCAGCTCGACAGTATATCAGCCTTCGGCCATTCATCCCTTCGCCACAAGCCCACCGAGGAGGAATCAGGAGTTCTTTTGTTCTCCAACTTACTGGCTTACTAAAAGGGAAGGGTGTATTCTATCTTGTCTGACGGGTTGTTCAGtttgtttaatattttaataatgcTTTGCACTATTGTTGGTGGCTAAAAAAGTTTATTGGCCTTCAATGGTCCTACCTTGTCGGTGGTGAACGTATCGGTATTGGCTTCTCCGATCCAGTTTGGCAGCGTCTTCCCGTGAAGCTTCGGGGTGTTAGTGATCAGGACCTATATGCGTTTTGCTATGTAATTTTCATGTTTATGGTTGTACTGCATTTGTTACTAATCGAATAAAGCCACCccatttcttaaaaaaacagaGGGGAAAAACAA
This genomic window from Phragmites australis chromosome 7, lpPhrAust1.1, whole genome shotgun sequence contains:
- the LOC133925189 gene encoding probable plastid-lipid-associated protein 13, chloroplastic, whose product is MAAAVALTPSSPPPTASLRGCNDGCLRLSPRRPRHGAGRCRATAPTFQGGPAASYAREMERLSAKESLLLAFKDAGGFQALVSGKTTEMQRIDVNERVVELERLNPTPRPTTSPFLEGRWNFEWFGDSSPGAFAARLLFERSPTTVAHFMGLDVLIKDGYSKLSSNLKFLNTIQSKFLLTTQLSVEGPIRMKEEYIEFLIEIPKISEETLPEQLKGLIGQTAGALQQLPSPIKDAVAQGLKLPLSEAFQRLFMISYLDEEILIIRDAAGAPDVLTRLEGLQPNPIDGTADAVI
- the LOC133925646 gene encoding VQ motif-containing protein 18-like, with the translated sequence MKHAAKLPSRGAPSSSATAARRLSHAIAKAPPRKIRIVHVLAPEVIQTEARHFRELVQRLTGKPAPNGAGAVASPEDASASSPQGSCDTAGDEGPRAGAAVAAIKSELKEEAEMSSGGGGFLRSLGVEDGDNEVFFQGLEDFLFSSCNMDMALV